The following coding sequences are from one Homalodisca vitripennis isolate AUS2020 chromosome 7, UT_GWSS_2.1, whole genome shotgun sequence window:
- the LOC124366457 gene encoding uncharacterized protein LOC124366457: protein MAKNYLECRLLIRNLTNNPECQKFNGLCCYGSCCIVARHQRELWENWYFWFIVALVAFLVITSFVSYVAGSCKRKRHHLIRIRNTSSSAASASLSHSGLELDPGGIIQPHLAYNKKSTTRATAIIANPGDLMVEDFTGPLSPPYPPVQQVTIVRGSAPPLGFRQTNHYTELVLPPGFVDTQYAKR from the exons ATGGCCAAGAACTATCTGGAGTGCAGACTTCTCATACGGAATTTGACCAATAATCCtga ATGTCAAAAGTTTAATGGGTTATGCTGTTATGGGAGCTGTTGTATCGTGGCCAGACACCAACGGGAACTCTGGGAAAACTGGTACTTCTG GTTCATCGTCGCACTGGTGGCTTTCCTAGTCATCACATCGTTTGTTTCGTATGTGGCTGGATCATGCAAACGCAAACGGCACCATTTGATCCGGATCCGTAACACCTCCAGCAGTGCTGCCTCCGCCTCTCTGTCTCACTCCGGACTTGAGCTGGATCCAGGAGGCATCATCCAGCCTCACCTTGCATACAACAAGAAGTCCACCACCAGGGCCACTGCCATCATTGCCAA CCCCGGGGACCTGATGGTGGAGGATTTCACTGGCCCTCTTTCTCCCCCATATCCCCCGGTACAACAGGTGACCATAGTCCGGGGCTCTGCACCTCCACTGGGCTTCCGACAGACCAACCACTACACAGAGCTTGTGCTGCCCCCTGGCTTTGTTGACACACAATATGCCAAGAGATAA